Proteins from one Algicella marina genomic window:
- a CDS encoding aldo/keto reductase, with amino-acid sequence MNECTLSRLTGKNVSPLAFGVMQFGGKANATESARMYTRARAAGITVFDAAYIYTDGAAETLLGEFAEGERDDLILISKCAYRPGMRGTELIAQVEESLRRLRTDYVDVMFLHRYPGDALLEETLEAMKTLHAAGTYRMLGASNFAAWEVMKAQSLASRIGSPPITILQPMYNLVKRQAEVEILPMAQREGLSVLSYSPLGGGLLTGKYSQGGSGRIREDERYAARYAPEWMAQAAARLDRMSAELNVPAPALAVAWARAHPGITAPIVSASSESQMGASLAAMEVTMDAELYGRLSSLTPRPAPATDRLEEA; translated from the coding sequence ATGAATGAATGCACACTTTCACGTCTAACGGGCAAGAATGTGTCGCCGCTCGCCTTCGGTGTCATGCAGTTTGGCGGCAAGGCCAACGCGACGGAGAGCGCAAGGATGTATACCCGCGCCCGCGCGGCCGGCATCACGGTTTTCGACGCTGCCTACATCTATACGGATGGCGCCGCCGAAACCCTCTTGGGCGAATTCGCGGAGGGTGAACGGGATGACCTTATCCTGATCTCCAAATGCGCCTACCGGCCCGGTATGCGCGGAACGGAACTGATTGCTCAGGTGGAGGAGAGCCTGCGTCGTCTGCGAACCGACTATGTGGACGTTATGTTTTTGCATCGTTATCCGGGCGACGCATTGCTTGAGGAAACGCTGGAGGCCATGAAGACGCTGCACGCTGCCGGAACTTACCGGATGCTCGGCGCCTCCAATTTCGCGGCGTGGGAAGTGATGAAGGCACAATCGTTGGCCTCCCGCATCGGATCCCCGCCGATCACAATCCTGCAGCCGATGTACAATCTCGTGAAACGTCAGGCCGAGGTCGAGATCCTGCCGATGGCGCAGCGAGAGGGTCTGTCCGTGCTGTCCTATTCACCGCTGGGCGGTGGCTTGCTCACCGGCAAATATTCGCAGGGAGGCAGTGGCAGGATAAGGGAAGACGAACGATACGCGGCCCGCTATGCGCCGGAATGGATGGCACAGGCGGCCGCACGTCTGGATCGTATGAGCGCCGAACTGAATGTACCCGCACCGGCACTGGCGGTTGCATGGGCCAGGGCGCATCCCGGCATCACGGCACCGATCGTCAGCGCCAGCTCCGAAAGCCAGATGGGGGCGTCGCTGGCGGCGATGGAAGTAACGATGGACGCCGAACTCTACGGCCGTCTCTCGTCGCTGACCCCGCGCCCCGCCCCGGCCACCGACCGGCTGGAGGAAGCCTGA
- a CDS encoding cobyric acid synthase, whose translation MSAIMIQGAGSNVGKSVLVAGLCRAAKLRGLSVAPFKPQNMSNNAAVTVDGGEIGRAQALQALASGREPHTDMNPVLLKPETETGSQVVVQGRRIATVKARDYGAMKPGLMKPVLESFSRLKGTADLVIVEGAGSPAEVNLRAGDIANMGFARASGTPVLLIGDIDRGGVIAQMVGTQAVLEPEDASMIRGFAINKFRGDPRLFDEGYALIAERTGWQGLGVVPWFADAARLPAEDALDIAGDSVGGSFHVVCPMLSRIANFDDLDPLKLEPEVRVTMVKPGDAIPGDANLVILPGSKSTRGDLAFLRAQGWDLDMFAHLRRGGQIIGICGGYQMLGHVIRDPEGIEGPPGEMAGLGLLDIETLMQPEKHLGRVEAVHAATGTAMSGYEIHIGRSEGADRARPFAQVNGQAEGAVSSNGQVFGTYLHGLFGGDAFRSAFLGQRGLVSGLMYGREVESVLDRLAAHLETHMDVDMVLRLAGVQASSSRSVAGAGRGVSDERRP comes from the coding sequence ATGAGTGCAATCATGATCCAGGGCGCGGGTTCCAACGTCGGCAAGTCGGTGCTGGTGGCCGGACTTTGCCGGGCGGCGAAATTGCGTGGACTGAGCGTGGCACCGTTCAAGCCGCAGAACATGTCCAATAATGCTGCCGTAACCGTGGATGGCGGAGAGATCGGGCGGGCGCAGGCACTGCAGGCTCTTGCATCGGGGCGAGAGCCGCACACCGATATGAACCCGGTGCTCCTCAAACCTGAAACAGAGACGGGTTCACAGGTCGTCGTTCAGGGACGCCGCATAGCAACAGTGAAGGCCCGTGATTACGGCGCAATGAAGCCTGGGTTGATGAAACCGGTGTTGGAGAGTTTCTCCCGACTGAAGGGGACGGCCGATCTGGTGATCGTCGAAGGCGCGGGCAGCCCGGCGGAGGTGAACTTACGGGCGGGAGATATTGCGAACATGGGCTTTGCCCGGGCCAGTGGTACACCAGTATTGCTTATCGGCGACATCGACAGGGGTGGGGTGATTGCGCAGATGGTCGGCACGCAGGCGGTGCTGGAGCCGGAAGATGCGTCGATGATCCGGGGTTTTGCCATCAACAAGTTTCGTGGCGATCCACGGCTGTTTGACGAGGGTTATGCGCTGATTGCCGAACGGACGGGTTGGCAGGGGCTGGGGGTCGTCCCATGGTTCGCCGACGCCGCGCGGCTGCCTGCAGAAGACGCGCTGGATATAGCCGGGGATTCGGTAGGAGGCAGCTTTCACGTGGTCTGCCCGATGCTCTCCCGTATCGCCAACTTCGACGATCTCGACCCGTTGAAGCTGGAGCCAGAGGTGCGGGTGACCATGGTTAAGCCGGGCGATGCGATTCCCGGAGATGCCAATCTGGTGATTCTTCCCGGCTCCAAGTCGACGCGTGGTGACCTAGCCTTCTTGCGAGCACAGGGTTGGGACTTGGACATGTTTGCGCATTTGCGGCGAGGCGGGCAAATCATTGGTATATGCGGTGGATACCAAATGCTCGGGCATGTCATTCGCGATCCTGAAGGGATCGAGGGGCCGCCGGGAGAAATGGCAGGGTTGGGTTTGCTGGACATCGAAACACTGATGCAGCCGGAAAAGCATCTCGGCCGGGTCGAGGCTGTACATGCGGCTACCGGTACTGCGATGAGTGGATACGAGATCCATATCGGCCGCAGCGAGGGGGCTGACCGGGCGCGACCCTTTGCGCAGGTGAACGGACAGGCGGAAGGCGCCGTTTCGTCCAACGGGCAGGTTTTCGGCACCTATCTGCACGGCCTATTCGGCGGGGACGCCTTCCGTTCGGCATTTCTCGGCCAGCGCGGGCTTGTGTCCGGCCTGATGTATGGCCGGGAGGTGGAGTCGGTGCTGGATCGGCTGGCCGCGCATCTGGAAACACATATGGATGTGGATATGGTGCTGCGTCTGGCTGGCGTTCAGGCTTCCTCCAGCCGGTCGGTGGCCGGGGCGGGGCGCGGGGTCAGCGACGAGAGACGGCCGTAG
- a CDS encoding metallophosphoesterase has product MSARVVTHSVSPQVWPEGLALRIVMIADLHACWPWMSLARVERIVAQAQALEGDMITLMGDYPGHIRAGRRIPPRSVAQALAGLSAPLGVWAVFGNHDWRADGAAQEQGKGETFWHRTFEEEGIAALNNSWRILEKDGAIFGLAGIDSQRAYRAVKTIARDGAHDLDAALTGIGEVPTVLLAHEPDIFAEMREPVVLQLSGHTHGGQIRPFGKPYVVPSKFGTRYAYGHIRENGRHLVVSGGLGCTTLPLRWGMPPEITVVEVS; this is encoded by the coding sequence GTGAGCGCCCGTGTCGTCACACACAGTGTTTCGCCGCAGGTATGGCCGGAAGGTCTGGCGCTGCGGATCGTGATGATTGCCGACCTCCATGCCTGCTGGCCGTGGATGAGCCTCGCCAGGGTGGAACGGATCGTGGCGCAGGCGCAGGCTCTGGAAGGCGACATGATCACGCTGATGGGCGACTATCCGGGCCACATCCGGGCAGGGCGGCGCATACCGCCGCGATCCGTGGCGCAGGCTCTGGCCGGGTTATCGGCGCCTCTGGGTGTTTGGGCGGTGTTCGGCAACCACGACTGGCGGGCCGATGGCGCCGCGCAGGAGCAGGGGAAGGGCGAGACCTTCTGGCACCGCACTTTCGAGGAGGAGGGTATCGCCGCTCTCAACAATTCCTGGCGCATTCTGGAGAAGGACGGCGCGATATTCGGTCTGGCCGGCATCGATAGCCAGCGCGCCTATCGCGCGGTGAAAACCATCGCCCGTGACGGGGCGCATGATCTGGATGCGGCGCTTACGGGCATCGGCGAAGTGCCGACTGTACTGCTGGCGCATGAGCCAGATATCTTTGCCGAGATGCGCGAACCGGTGGTGCTGCAACTCTCGGGCCATACGCATGGCGGTCAGATCCGGCCCTTCGGAAAACCTTACGTCGTGCCCTCCAAATTCGGCACACGCTACGCCTACGGCCATATCCGGGAGAACGGCCGACACCTTGTCGTCTCCGGTGGCCTGGGCTGCACGACGTTGCCACTGCGATGGGGCATGCCGCCGGAGATCACGGTGGTGGAGGTTTCATGA
- a CDS encoding HAD family hydrolase, with protein sequence MAISLVAWDFDGVLNANIQDGRFIWADTFEQDIGVPVERFVQACFLSGDFDEVLVGVRDLEDVVAAWIEEECLAISPRAFMDYWFGKDVHPDMEVLDLAARLSVRQVIATNNEAHRAGYIWGEMGFSERMDRIFAAGPMGFKKPDQRFFEEICTWADCAPAEALLIDDNVPNVEAARKFGWNAFHFSHDTRGGLEAELLRLGLL encoded by the coding sequence ATGGCGATCTCGCTTGTCGCATGGGATTTCGATGGTGTGCTGAATGCCAACATTCAGGACGGGCGGTTCATCTGGGCAGACACTTTCGAACAGGATATCGGCGTGCCGGTAGAGCGGTTCGTTCAGGCATGTTTTCTGTCGGGTGACTTCGATGAGGTTCTTGTCGGAGTTCGTGATCTTGAGGATGTGGTTGCGGCATGGATCGAGGAGGAATGTCTCGCGATCAGCCCGCGCGCGTTCATGGACTACTGGTTCGGCAAGGACGTGCACCCCGATATGGAGGTGCTGGACCTGGCCGCGCGGTTGTCTGTGCGACAGGTGATCGCCACCAACAATGAGGCGCACCGGGCGGGATACATCTGGGGCGAGATGGGTTTCTCCGAGCGGATGGACAGGATTTTCGCCGCCGGGCCCATGGGGTTCAAGAAGCCGGATCAGCGTTTTTTTGAGGAAATCTGCACATGGGCGGACTGTGCTCCGGCCGAAGCATTGTTGATCGATGACAACGTACCGAATGTAGAGGCCGCCAGGAAATTCGGCTGGAATGCATTCCATTTTTCACATGACACGCGCGGCGGGCTGGAAGCGGAACTGCTGCGGCTGGGCCTTCTGTGA
- a CDS encoding YrhK family protein, producing MAWRESFGFYERLYAAIDFFAALFFVVGSVFFFFDDWHTLATFLFLIGSLLFAARPTAQVLREYRLAKAPLPEDPDD from the coding sequence ATGGCCTGGCGGGAGAGTTTCGGTTTCTACGAGCGGCTGTACGCGGCGATAGACTTTTTCGCGGCGCTGTTTTTCGTGGTCGGCAGCGTGTTCTTTTTCTTTGATGACTGGCACACGCTGGCGACTTTTCTGTTCCTCATCGGCTCACTGCTGTTCGCGGCCCGTCCAACGGCGCAGGTGTTGCGGGAGTATCGCCTGGCCAAAGCGCCTCTGCCCGAAGACCCGGACGACTGA
- the cobO gene encoding cob(I)yrinic acid a,c-diamide adenosyltransferase, whose translation MTDDTERHNAKMAKKKAAREKIMATKTDEKGLIIVHTGKGKGKSSSAFGMIFRCIAHGMPCAVVQFIKGGMSTGERDLILGKFSDACQFHTMGEGFTWETQDKSRDIEMAQAAWEKSKELIRDATNRMVLLDEINIALRYDYLDIADVVAFLQDEKPPMTHVVLTGRNAKEELIEVADLVTEMELVKHPFRSGIKAQAGVEF comes from the coding sequence ATGACCGACGATACCGAGCGCCACAACGCCAAGATGGCCAAAAAGAAGGCCGCGCGCGAGAAAATCATGGCGACGAAGACGGACGAGAAGGGGCTGATCATCGTTCATACCGGCAAGGGCAAGGGCAAGTCGTCCTCGGCCTTCGGGATGATCTTCCGTTGCATCGCGCACGGAATGCCCTGCGCGGTGGTACAATTCATCAAGGGCGGCATGAGTACGGGCGAGCGTGACCTTATCCTCGGCAAATTCAGCGATGCCTGCCAATTCCACACGATGGGCGAAGGCTTCACGTGGGAAACTCAGGACAAGAGCCGCGATATCGAGATGGCGCAGGCGGCCTGGGAGAAATCGAAAGAGTTGATCCGGGATGCGACCAACCGGATGGTGCTGCTCGACGAGATCAACATAGCGCTGCGCTACGATTACCTCGACATCGCCGATGTGGTGGCTTTCCTGCAGGACGAGAAGCCGCCGATGACGCATGTGGTTCTGACCGGGCGCAACGCCAAGGAGGAACTGATCGAGGTGGCGGATCTGGTGACGGAAATGGAGCTTGTGAAGCACCCCTTCCGCTCGGGCATCAAGGCGCAGGCGGGCGTGGAATTCTGA
- a CDS encoding GFA family protein: MSERRGHCLCSACRFSYVGPENWRGHCHCESCRRQTASPFTTFMGVANGAWRWDGTKPQVYTSSPGVRRYFCSVCGAPMAFSADRFPDEIHFYASLLEDAGDFEPQVHYHHDERLPWVHLSDDLPKKG, from the coding sequence ATGTCGGAAAGACGTGGCCATTGCCTGTGTAGCGCCTGCCGGTTCAGCTACGTCGGTCCTGAAAACTGGCGGGGGCACTGCCATTGCGAGAGTTGCCGCCGACAGACGGCTTCGCCCTTCACGACTTTCATGGGAGTGGCGAACGGAGCGTGGCGGTGGGATGGAACGAAACCGCAGGTTTATACCTCGTCTCCCGGGGTGAGGCGCTATTTCTGCAGTGTTTGCGGCGCGCCGATGGCATTTTCCGCCGATCGCTTTCCGGACGAGATCCATTTCTACGCCAGTCTTCTGGAGGATGCGGGGGACTTTGAGCCGCAGGTTCATTATCATCATGACGAGCGCCTGCCATGGGTGCATCTGTCCGACGATCTGCCGAAGAAGGGATAA
- the cobN gene encoding cobaltochelatase subunit CobN, translating to MHLLAATPGSVSDGSEPVDPGQTPADVIFISAADTELAALSAARGEMDDPPELRLASLGWLAHPFSVDKYLDDTATRSKLVIVRILGGAAYWRYGLEQFAIRLGQAGVAFAALPGDDKPDEELFDHSTVSRADWEALWAYTVEGGPENAANLLRYASAMLSGAEKPAAAQPLLRAGFYWPGAERADLATVREGWREGAPVAAFVFYRALVQGAGLHPVNRMVRALMQQGLNPLPLFVASLKDPVSAATLERAFAQAPPDVVLNATSFAVSSPDPAKWGDARAATPLDAPGAPVLQVVLAGGTEEDWAKGARGLAARDIAMNVALPEVDGRLLTRAISFKGEAYRDEATECAIATYRAQGGRIAFVAELAARWAGLRRKAAGERRVALVLANYPNKDGRLANGVGLDTPAATVGVLKALADAGYGVEGEPQDSAALMERVLAGPTNWLPDRAERQGGVRLSMEAYREAFGALPWDVRLAVEDRWGAPEDDPFAGEDGFALSVLEFGNAVVGLQPARGYNIDPEETYHSPDLVPPHNYFAFYFWLRHAYRADAIVHMGKHGNLEWLPGKAVALSEDCFPEAVLGPMPHLYPFIVNDPGEGTQAKRRAQAVIVDHLTPPMTRAETYGPLRDLEVLVDEYYQAAGLDPRRITLLRDDILALMAATGMDADAGIREGDDADSRLQKLDAYLCELKEAQIRDGLHVFGASPEGRLERDLLVALARVPRGAGKGREASLIRALAADFGLAFDPLDPEMAEAWDGPRPEALMRLAGDAWRTAGDTVERLELCAAALVEGAEPPGPASRAVMDEIEARLRPAVRGSGPAEVAGLLSGLSGRFVAPGPSGAPTRGRSDVLPTGRNFFSVDSRALPTRAAWTLGWKSASLLIERHLQDQGDWPRTMALTAWGTSNMRTGGDDIAQALALMGVRPVWEEMSGRVTGFEILPLSVLGRPRVDVTLRVSGFFRDAFPAQMDLVASAAAAVLALDEPEAENPGAAALRAGGSAYRVFGSKPGAYGAGLQALIDERLWGEKGDLAASYLDWGGYAYGQGAEGAPAREAFAERLAATEAVVQNQDNREHDLLDSDDYYQFEGGMSAAVENLRGAAPVTYHNDHSRPERPVIRTLEEEMGRVVRSRVVNPKWIEGVKRHGYKGAFEIAATVDYMFAFAATTGAVKSHHFDLVYAAYLEDADVRDFIEEANPAALREIAERLGEAIERGLWLPKSNRARERLAELAK from the coding sequence ATGCATCTTCTGGCGGCCACCCCCGGCAGCGTCTCGGACGGGTCCGAACCCGTCGACCCCGGCCAGACCCCGGCGGATGTGATCTTCATCTCCGCCGCCGATACCGAGCTTGCGGCGCTTTCGGCGGCACGCGGCGAAATGGACGATCCGCCGGAGTTGCGGCTGGCCTCGCTCGGCTGGTTGGCGCATCCCTTTTCGGTCGACAAGTACCTCGACGATACGGCGACAAGATCGAAGCTGGTGATCGTGCGCATCCTCGGCGGTGCGGCCTACTGGCGCTACGGGCTGGAGCAGTTCGCGATCCGGCTGGGGCAGGCCGGTGTGGCCTTCGCCGCCCTGCCGGGCGACGACAAGCCCGACGAGGAGCTTTTCGACCATTCGACCGTTTCCCGCGCGGATTGGGAGGCGCTCTGGGCTTACACCGTAGAGGGCGGGCCGGAGAACGCGGCCAACCTCTTGCGCTATGCCAGCGCGATGCTGAGCGGGGCTGAGAAGCCCGCCGCCGCGCAACCGCTCTTGCGTGCCGGATTCTACTGGCCGGGGGCGGAGCGGGCGGACCTTGCAACCGTGCGGGAGGGCTGGCGCGAGGGCGCGCCGGTCGCGGCCTTCGTGTTCTATCGTGCGCTGGTGCAGGGGGCGGGGTTGCATCCCGTCAACCGGATGGTGCGGGCGCTCATGCAGCAGGGGCTGAACCCGCTGCCGCTGTTCGTCGCCTCGCTGAAGGACCCGGTAAGTGCGGCGACGCTGGAGCGGGCTTTCGCGCAGGCGCCGCCCGACGTGGTGCTGAACGCCACGAGTTTCGCGGTTTCTTCGCCCGATCCGGCGAAGTGGGGCGACGCGCGGGCGGCCACGCCGCTGGATGCGCCGGGCGCGCCGGTGCTTCAGGTGGTGCTGGCCGGCGGCACCGAGGAGGATTGGGCCAAGGGCGCGCGCGGGCTGGCGGCTCGCGACATCGCCATGAACGTGGCGTTGCCGGAGGTGGACGGCCGGCTGTTGACGCGGGCGATCAGCTTCAAGGGCGAGGCGTATCGCGACGAGGCGACGGAATGCGCCATTGCTACCTATCGCGCGCAGGGCGGCCGGATCGCCTTTGTGGCCGAACTCGCCGCGCGCTGGGCGGGCCTGCGGCGGAAGGCGGCGGGCGAGCGGCGCGTGGCGCTGGTGCTGGCGAATTACCCCAACAAGGACGGGCGACTGGCCAATGGCGTCGGCCTCGATACACCGGCGGCGACTGTGGGCGTGCTGAAGGCGCTGGCGGATGCGGGTTACGGCGTGGAGGGAGAGCCGCAGGACAGTGCGGCGCTGATGGAACGGGTGCTGGCCGGGCCGACAAATTGGCTGCCGGACCGGGCGGAGCGGCAGGGCGGCGTGCGGCTTTCGATGGAGGCCTACCGGGAGGCGTTCGGCGCCCTGCCGTGGGATGTGCGGCTGGCGGTCGAGGATCGCTGGGGCGCGCCGGAGGATGATCCGTTCGCGGGTGAGGACGGCTTTGCGCTGTCGGTGCTGGAATTCGGAAATGCGGTCGTCGGGCTGCAACCGGCGCGGGGCTACAACATCGACCCGGAGGAAACTTATCACTCCCCCGATCTCGTGCCGCCGCACAACTATTTCGCCTTCTATTTCTGGCTGCGCCATGCGTATCGGGCGGATGCGATCGTGCACATGGGCAAGCACGGCAACCTCGAATGGCTGCCGGGCAAGGCGGTGGCGCTTTCGGAGGACTGTTTCCCCGAGGCGGTGTTGGGGCCGATGCCGCACCTCTATCCCTTCATCGTCAACGATCCGGGCGAGGGCACGCAGGCCAAGCGGCGGGCGCAGGCCGTGATCGTCGACCATCTGACGCCACCGATGACGCGGGCCGAGACCTACGGGCCGTTGCGTGACCTAGAAGTGCTGGTGGACGAGTATTACCAGGCGGCGGGGCTGGACCCGCGGCGGATCACGCTGCTGCGCGATGATATCCTCGCGCTCATGGCGGCGACGGGCATGGATGCGGATGCGGGCATCCGTGAGGGCGACGATGCCGACAGCCGGTTGCAGAAGCTGGATGCCTACTTGTGCGAGTTGAAGGAAGCGCAGATCCGTGACGGGCTGCACGTATTCGGTGCATCGCCCGAGGGCCGGCTGGAGCGGGACCTGCTGGTGGCGCTGGCGCGGGTGCCGCGCGGGGCGGGCAAGGGGCGCGAAGCCTCGCTGATCCGGGCGCTGGCGGCGGATTTCGGGCTGGCGTTCGACCCGCTCGACCCGGAGATGGCGGAGGCCTGGGATGGGCCGAGGCCGGAGGCGCTGATGCGGCTTGCGGGCGATGCGTGGCGCACGGCGGGCGATACGGTGGAGCGGCTGGAGTTGTGCGCGGCGGCGCTGGTCGAGGGGGCAGAGCCGCCGGGGCCGGCGAGCCGGGCGGTGATGGACGAGATCGAGGCGCGGCTGCGGCCCGCCGTGCGGGGCAGCGGACCTGCCGAGGTGGCGGGGCTCCTCAGTGGCCTTTCAGGCCGCTTCGTCGCCCCGGGCCCGTCGGGCGCCCCCACGAGGGGGCGGTCCGACGTGCTCCCCACCGGCCGCAATTTCTTCAGTGTCGACAGCCGCGCCTTGCCGACGCGGGCGGCCTGGACGCTGGGATGGAAGAGTGCCAGCCTGCTGATCGAGCGGCATCTGCAGGATCAGGGCGACTGGCCGCGCACGATGGCGCTGACGGCCTGGGGCACATCGAACATGCGCACGGGCGGCGACGACATCGCGCAGGCGCTGGCGCTGATGGGCGTTCGCCCCGTGTGGGAGGAGATGAGCGGGCGGGTGACGGGGTTCGAGATTCTGCCGCTTTCGGTGCTCGGGCGACCGCGCGTGGATGTGACGTTGCGCGTTTCGGGCTTTTTCCGCGACGCCTTTCCGGCGCAGATGGACCTCGTGGCCTCGGCCGCCGCCGCCGTGCTGGCTTTGGACGAGCCGGAGGCCGAGAACCCGGGTGCTGCCGCGCTGCGGGCGGGCGGTTCCGCTTACCGGGTGTTTGGCTCGAAGCCTGGCGCCTACGGCGCGGGGCTTCAGGCGCTGATCGACGAGCGGCTGTGGGGTGAAAAGGGCGATCTGGCGGCGAGTTACCTCGATTGGGGCGGCTATGCCTACGGGCAGGGCGCGGAGGGTGCGCCGGCGCGGGAGGCCTTTGCCGAGCGGCTGGCGGCGACGGAAGCGGTGGTGCAGAATCAGGACAACCGCGAGCATGACCTGCTCGATTCGGACGATTACTACCAGTTCGAGGGCGGCATGAGTGCGGCGGTGGAAAACCTGAGGGGTGCCGCGCCGGTGACCTATCACAACGACCATTCCCGCCCCGAGCGCCCGGTGATCCGCACGCTGGAGGAGGAGATGGGCCGGGTGGTGCGCAGCCGCGTGGTTAACCCGAAGTGGATCGAAGGCGTGAAGCGCCACGGCTACAAGGGCGCGTTCGAGATCGCGGCGACTGTGGATTACATGTTCGCCTTCGCGGCGACGACGGGCGCGGTGAAGAGCCATCATTTCGACCTGGTCTACGCGGCCTATCTGGAGGACGCGGACGTGCGGGACTTCATCGAGGAAGCCAATCCGGCGGCACTGCGCGAGATTGCGGAGCGGCTTGGCGAGGCGATCGAGCGGGGTTTGTGGCTGCCGAAATCGAACCGCGCGCGGGAACGGTTGGCGGAACTCGCGAAATGA
- a CDS encoding GNAT family N-acetyltransferase: MTEALTLRRDDALGPDTLAMIGESEAELAAIYPPEVRSAFSPEELRASGVRMVVAHRCGRPVGCGGVAVLDGYGELKRIFVTRAARGTGVVQAILKHLEQEARAEGLALMRLETGDASPEAIRAYERQGYVRRGPFGAYRENGSSVFMEKAI, from the coding sequence ATGACGGAGGCTCTGACGCTCCGGCGCGACGATGCGCTGGGGCCCGATACGCTGGCGATGATCGGCGAGAGCGAGGCGGAGCTTGCGGCGATCTATCCGCCGGAGGTTCGCTCGGCCTTTTCGCCGGAAGAGTTGCGGGCCTCGGGCGTGCGCATGGTCGTGGCGCATCGGTGCGGGCGGCCCGTGGGCTGCGGCGGTGTGGCGGTGCTGGATGGATACGGCGAACTGAAGCGGATTTTCGTGACCCGCGCGGCACGGGGCACGGGCGTGGTGCAGGCGATCCTGAAACACCTCGAGCAGGAGGCGCGGGCCGAGGGGCTGGCGCTGATGCGGCTGGAGACGGGCGACGCGAGCCCCGAAGCGATCCGCGCCTACGAGCGACAGGGCTACGTGCGGCGCGGGCCGTTCGGCGCGTACCGCGAGAACGGCTCCAGCGTGTTCATGGAAAAGGCGATCTGA
- the cobW gene encoding cobalamin biosynthesis protein CobW, with translation MAAKIPATVVTGFLGAGKTTLIRHMLANAGGKRIALIINEFGDLGVDGEILKGCGIEGCADDDVVELSNGCICCTVAEDFIPTLKKLIERENAPDHIVIETSGLALPQPLVRAFNWPDIRTRVTVDGVVTVVDGPAVEAGQFAADIAAVDAQRAADDGLDHETPLSELFEDQMACADMVVVNKSDLLGEARAEALAAKLRDAARDGVQVIQASHGAVDPRVLLGLGIGAEDDLAARHEVHHHHHHDDEEDDHDHDHHHEHGHDAFESFVVDLPEIADPAGFVAGVEAAIRAHGLLRVKGFAAVQGKPMRLVLQAVGPRIDTHYDRPFATGEARASRLVVIGQAGLDQPAIAAALQGMFEAA, from the coding sequence ATGGCTGCGAAGATACCTGCAACCGTCGTCACCGGCTTTCTGGGCGCGGGCAAGACGACGCTGATCCGCCACATGCTGGCCAATGCCGGCGGCAAGCGGATCGCGCTGATCATCAATGAGTTCGGCGACCTCGGCGTCGATGGCGAGATACTGAAGGGCTGCGGCATCGAGGGCTGCGCCGATGACGATGTGGTGGAGCTTTCCAACGGCTGCATCTGTTGCACGGTGGCGGAGGATTTCATCCCCACCCTGAAAAAGCTGATCGAGCGGGAGAACGCGCCCGACCACATCGTGATCGAAACCTCCGGCCTCGCCCTGCCGCAGCCGCTGGTGCGGGCCTTCAACTGGCCCGACATCCGCACGCGGGTAACCGTGGATGGCGTGGTGACGGTGGTGGACGGCCCGGCGGTGGAGGCCGGGCAGTTCGCGGCCGATATCGCGGCGGTCGATGCGCAGCGCGCCGCCGATGACGGGCTGGATCACGAGACGCCGCTTTCGGAGCTTTTCGAGGATCAGATGGCCTGCGCGGACATGGTCGTCGTCAACAAGTCCGACCTGCTGGGCGAGGCGCGCGCGGAGGCGCTGGCGGCGAAGTTGAGGGATGCCGCGCGGGATGGCGTTCAGGTGATCCAGGCGTCGCATGGCGCTGTCGATCCGCGCGTTCTGCTGGGCCTCGGCATCGGGGCGGAGGATGATCTGGCGGCGCGGCACGAGGTGCATCACCATCATCATCATGACGACGAGGAAGATGACCACGATCACGACCATCACCACGAGCACGGGCATGATGCCTTCGAAAGTTTCGTGGTGGACCTGCCCGAGATCGCCGATCCGGCCGGTTTCGTGGCCGGGGTCGAGGCGGCGATCCGGGCGCACGGGCTTCTGCGCGTCAAAGGGTTCGCTGCCGTGCAGGGCAAGCCGATGCGGCTGGTGCTTCAGGCCGTCGGCCCGCGCATCGACACGCATTACGACCGGCCCTTCGCGACCGGCGAGGCACGGGCCTCGCGGCTCGTGGTGATCGGGCAGGCGGGGCTGGACCAGCCTGCGATCGCTGCCGCGTTGCAGGGCATGTTCGAGGCGGCATGA